One stretch of Cydia fagiglandana chromosome 18, ilCydFagi1.1, whole genome shotgun sequence DNA includes these proteins:
- the LOC134673464 gene encoding viral IAP-associated factor homolog, whose translation MQNPNEDTEWNDVLRAKGIIPQKEKEVTEDDIVNMIEQTIQQKQQEKDKQLSELDLDGLDELEDSEDEAVLEEYRRKRIAELKRLAEKPKFGDVREVSGQDYVQEVNKAGEGIWVVIHLYKQGIQQCALLNQHLRELAAKYPYTKFLKAIAQTCIPNFPERNLPSVFVYFEGDMKKQFVGPHELRGTALTCDELEYILGQVGAVDTKIKEDPRPKIKDKLFQDLGSNDW comes from the exons ATGCAG AACCCAAATGAGGATACAGAATGGAACGATGTGCTGCGTGCGAAGGGTATTATTCCACAAAAAGAGAAGGAAGTCACAGAAGATGATATCGTTAACATGATCGAACAGACGATACAGCAAAAACAGCAAGAAA aggATAAACAGTTATCAGAACTAGACCTAGACGGACTAGATGAGCTCGAGGACTCTGAAGATGAAGCAGTATTAGAAGAATACAGAAGGAAGCGCATCGCGGAGCTAAAACGGTTAGCAGAGAAGCCAAAGTTTGGGGATGTACGGGAGGTGTCAGGGCAGGACTATGTGCAGGAGGTCAACAAGGCCGGGGAAGGCATTTGGGTGGTCATCCACTTATACAAACAGGG taTCCAGCAGTGTGCCCTCCTAAACCAGCACCTCAGAGAGCTAGCAGCCAAGTACCCGTACACAAAGTTCCTGAAAGCAATAGCGCAGACATGCATCCCCAACTTCCCTGAGCGGAACCTGCCCAGCGTGTTTGTGTACTTCGAGGGGGACATGAAGAAACAGTTTGTGGGGCCACATGAGCTAAGAGGCACAGCGCTCACATGTGATG AACTGGAATACATTCTCGGGCAAGTAGGAGCCGTGGACACCAAAATCAAAGAAGACCCTCGGCCTAAGATCAAAGACAAGTTGTTCCAAGACCTGGGCTCAAACGACTGGTGA